The Bubalus bubalis isolate 160015118507 breed Murrah chromosome 2, NDDB_SH_1, whole genome shotgun sequence genome includes the window CTGTGGAACCTCCATGATGTGACTGCACAGCTCCATCCACAAACCTGAGGGTGGGGAGAAAGCGGggcacacagtcacacacagctCCTCTGGCACCACTGCTCTGAAAAGGAGCCATTTcaactggaggaggaggaaatccACTAAGACAAGAACGGGCAACAGCAAAAGAGGCGACTGTGCCTGGTTTCTGAGAACTTCCAATTACAACTGGAATCCTCCTTCCTCCAGGAGGCGGGCAGGAGACCAGAGCAGAGCCCAGGTAAGGAGCACTGTGCAGGGGTGCACAGCAAGAACTCAAacagcttcctcttccttccttcctttgtagGGTCCCAGGAAAGACAAGAAGTTAAATGTGGCATCGCCTTCAAATCATCAGGTATCATTTTCCTTGTCACTGTTTAAATTGTCATAGATCTCCCAttctccactttaaaaaaatacactttcGTCACAAAGCTAGGCCTGGGCTTCATTGGTCACTTACGTTTGCAGGGTGATCACCACTGAGGGGGCACATAGCTGTAGGTGGGCGTTCCTGGGGCCCGATACGTGGGCACAGTGACAGGGTGGGGAGCAACAGGAGTTGGGGAGTGGGCAGTCAGCAGGGTACCTAGAGGGAAGAGCAAGCATCTCAGTGGAGGGCAGCACTCCCCTTGCCCCAGTACCTCCAACAAAGAGAGCTCCTGCCCGACCCTTGTGGcaaggagagaggcagagaggaagaggggtGGCCGTGACCCACAGTGCTCTCAGAACCCGATTATATGCAAGCCAAGGCTGTATAAACACAGCAGGCTCACAGTGACGGCATGTGTGTAGAAGCCTGTGTGCTTCCCCTTCACACAAACGTACTGAATTACTTCTGCAGGTGagatgacaaaaacaaaacaaaaatgttatttagtcttaaaaaggaaggaaatttgtcACAtcctacaatatggatgaaccttgaggacattatgctcagtgaaataaaccagtcacaaaagacaaacactgcCTGAGTCCACGTACATGAGGTCCCTAGTGTAGGCAAATGGATGGTATGGAAAGGAGcgtggtggttgccagggtctggaacagagggagggggaggtgTTTGTTACACAGAGCTTCAGTTCTGCAAGACGAAACGCTCCAGAGATGTGACACAACAGTGTGATACCACCAGCGACCTCTACACTTGGAAATGGCTAAGATGGTAATAACTAactgggaagaagggagggaagcagggaggttCCCGACTGTGCAAGCTTCTGAGTACCTTAAGCTAAGCTTATTTTCCCTATAAATACAGGAAACTCAGCAGCCATTTGTGTCCACTTATAGCCAAGAACCACCTCAAACCTCACAGCCTCACCTGGACCCCTGCGCCCTGAGTGCACCCACACCAGGGCCTGCCAAGCCCTCCCTCCATGTGCCTCAAACACTGAGTTTCTATCTGTGCCAGACTCTCCTTTGCCTCTGGGGTAAGTGTGGGAAAACCAAATAAAATCAGAGACTGAGCAGAAAAACACACGGTATCCTGAACCACCTTTCTCTCTGACATTTCTCTTATGCTGAAGTAAAGTCTACAAAACCAAGAGGaaataatgtatttctttaaaagtcaAAGCCATGGGCAATCCAGTCACTATGTGTACCTGGCCCCCCTGCACAGATAAGTTACATTCCCACAGGAGGTGACCTCACTCCTAGACATTTAACCAAGCCCTCAAATGCTCCAAGGTTCCATGGAGACAGGCTGGTCCAAGCCAcggatctcttctctctctggttTCTTTTCCTGACCTAGACTAAGCAGCCTTGGGAAATAGTCTACGTGCATGCCAAAGGATTTCTATAAGCAGCTCTTAGCTCTGTGAACCCAAGACTTGCTTTCTGCAATTCATGAGAACATCCCCATTAAGATAAGCTGGCCTGTGCTGGTAGCCCACACTAAAGGGAAGGACCAGAGGGTCAGCCCCCCAGATCACAGAATACCCCCCCTTCTGCTCCAGCTTTAACGTGCTCACCACAGGGATCTAGTCACTCCTTGTCCCTACAGCCAGGTAACTCAGTTCATCAAATTTGGAGAGGGCTAGCCAGTCATGTCTACGGAAAAGGTACCTGGCTCATGGTTCTAAACCCCACACTCAAACTCAAttgaaggagaagggaaaagaaaggagaggaagtaaagaaaaagataacatGCCATTCCTCCCAAAGGATCAGATGTCCTTTCACACAACTCTAGCAATGAAAAGTCAAAGCCAAGGGTCAGAGTTCTGGTgaactctcccttcccccagccctcaGGCCATCGCAGAGGAGGCACCCCGGGGCCAAGGACTCACCCGCTGACATGGCCATAGTGGTGCCCGCCACCATACCCATGGTGACCCCGTTGCCTCTCGGTGGAGGGATGGGAGCAGGGTACACCGTCGCCGGCATGCCGTTGGGCTGCACCACCGTGGTGTGGTGGATGACATGAGGGGGTGCTGCATACAGGGGCTGGGTGTAGTACGTGCCTTgctggggaaagaagagagacagatgcCACAGGGGCACACACGCTGGGTCAGAGCCCCAAGGGGCCGACCCATCCCCACACACAGTGCCCAGGAGACCCTCATGACACCCACAGCGCACCCCAGGCCTACCTGTGCATACGGGCTCTGCTGGGGGTAGGCACTTCGCACGGGGTACACAGCAGTCTGGTaagggttgggggaggaggaATACGGTGGCACTGCCCCGCTGGTGGGGGAACAGGACACTTTGTAAGGAGTGCCAGGAGTGTAACCTGAAACAAAGAAGTCCAAAGCCTAAGTTCAAACCCACACATGACCAGACCGAGGGAGGGAGCAAGTGTGCTGCAAGGAACAAGGTGGTATTCCAGTCCCGACCACAGTCATACTGGACACCGCCACCACAATCTGGCTTCATTTCTTAAACTTGAGGTGCAAGTATgtatgtggggggtggggtggcggcAAGGGAGAACATTCTGAGTATATCTTCATATAGAACAGGAAAGAAACACCCATCTTGTCAGAATATGTATTAGCATGCCATTCCTGGAGCGCAATTTGGCATTAAAAGTATGTATTTCTTTTAGGCCCACCAtctatttctagaaatttgtttaaagaaataagcacatgaaaagatgctcaacatagctagtctttgttgttactgttgatgtttagtcgctaagtcatgtccgactctttatgaccccatagactgtagcctgccaggcttctctgcccatggaatttcctaggcaagtatactggagtgggttgccattcccttctccaggggatcttcccaactcagggcgggaacccacgtctcctgcttggcaggcagaatgtttaccactgagccacctgagaagccctataaCCGCAACTGTCATTGCTGTTCAATCGccaagttgtgtcagactctgagaccccacggactgtagcccgcgaggctcctctgtccagggaaatgcaaatcaaaaccgcaatgaggTACTGCCTCACACCTGTGAGAATGgctattaataaattaaaaacataaataacaaatgttggtgaagatgtggaggaaagggaatcctGGTACACAGTTGGTAAGAATgaaaactggtgcagccactaggaaaacagtatggaagtgtcttaaaaaactaaaaacagaactaccaaaTAAACCAACAATTTCACTGCTGGGTATTgtgacaaagaaaatgaaacactaatttgaaaagatacatggatCCCAATtttcatagcagaattatttacaactgtcaagatatgaaagcaacctaagtgtccatcaacagatgaagatGTATTaaatgcgcacacacacacacacacacaggcacacaaggaagtattactcagccattaaaaaaaggacaaaatgttGTCATTTGCAACAGCACAGATGGACGTGGAGGGTATAATGTTTaatgaaataagacagaaagaaaaactgcatgatatcatttatatgtggaatcttaaaaaatacaaactagcGAATATAACTGATAAaaccagactcacagatacagaaccAGTGGTTCactggagaggaaaggaaggagggaacaaCCTAGCAGAAGGGGATTTCAGAGGTAAAAactattttgtataaaataatctacaaggaaacacacagagaatatagccaatatttcacAGTAATtagaaatggaatataacctttaaaaatggtgaattaattttcaattaaaaaggaaataagcatAGATTTAAACAAAGTCTCAATGGTAAGCGTGCTCATCCCCAGTGTTGTTAATTgcagcaaaaataaaaggaaaaagttgtCAAACAGTAGGGTTATGGTAAAGACTCCTGGGTCTAAGGTAGCAGTTGAACACACACACTTGCCTTTGTCCGCACCCAAAATTACAATAAAGcagattaataaataaaaagacataaagcCACGAAgataagaagggaagaaaagacatTTTGGAACCTAAAAATCTTAGAACCTTTAAGaagcagaaatggaaaatgaCTTAGCAAACTCAAAAAAGCTACACTTTTAAGCCAGCAGTGAAGAGGGTCAAACAGCAGCCTGACAACAGAAAAGCCCCTTCCCCAATAcctagatcccctggaggagggcatggcaacccactccagtattcttgcctggagaatccccatgggttgaggagccaggtgggctacagtccatggggttgcaaagaatcagacacaactgaccgactaagcgtacacacacacacacacaagacctaAAAACTGTCAGTACCCGTTTCCAGGAAGTGATGAAGGACCACAATCTGGAAGAGTGGTTGAGAATCTATCTAGTAAGCTGAAAGCTGCCTGGCTCCCCTTCCTAACTCCCCATCCCAAGAGAACAGTTTTTCTCCAGGAAGGGTCTCTGAGCTTTTACATTCACAGCAAATTTATTCCTACAGACTAAGCccaacaaagctagtagaggtgatggaattccagttgagctaattccaatcctaaaagatgatgctatgaaagtgctgcactcaatatgccagcaaatttgggaaactcagcagtggccacaggactggaaaaggtcagttttcattccaatcccaaagaaaggcaatgccaaagactgcccaaactactgcacaattgcactcatctcacacgctggcaaagtaatgctcaaaattatccaagccaggcttcaacagcacgtgaaccgtgaacttccagatgttcaagctggatttagaaaaggcagaggaaccacagatcaaattgccaatatccgctggatcatcaaaaaagcaagagagttccaggaaaacatctacttctgctttattgactacgccaaagcctttgactgtgtggatcaccacaaactgtggaaaatttttagaaaagggaataccagaccaccaaacctgcctcctaagaaatctgtgtgcaggtcaagaagcaacagttataactggacatggaacaacagaatggttctaaatcagaaaaggagtatgtcaaggctatatattgtaccctgcttatttaacttatatgcagagtacatcatgagaaatgctggactggatgaaacgcaagctggaatcaagattaccaggagaaatacctcagacatgcagatgacaccacccttatggcagaaagcaaagaagaactaaagagcctcctgatgaaagtgaaagaggagagtgaaaaagttggcttaaaactcaacattcagaaaactaagatcaaggcatctggtcccatcacttcatgacaaatcgatggggaaaaaatggaaacagaaaagtgtcagactttatttttgggggctccaaaatcactgcagatggtgactgtagccatgaaattaaaagacacttgctcctttggaagaaaatttatgaccaacctagactgcatattaaaaagcagagacattactttgccatcaaaggtccgtctaggcaaagctatggtttttcctgtggtcgtgtatggatgtgagagatggactataaagaaagctgagtgctgaagaactgatgcttttgaagtgtggtgctggagaagcctcttgagagtcccttggactgcaaggaaatccaaccagtccatcctaaaggaaatcagccctgaatattcactggaaggactgatgctgatgctgaagctccaatactttggccacctgatgtgaagaactgactcactggaaaagaccctgatgctgggaaagattgaaggcaggaggagaaggggatgacagagaattagatggttggatggcatcaccgactcaatggacatgaacctgagcaagctccgggggttggtgatggatagggaagcctggcgtgctgcagtccatgggtcacaaagagtcggacacgactgagcgactgaactgaactgaagcccatcAGCAAACTGTGGTACAACCAAACAACAAAatactactcaacaataaaaaaggtATAAGTGCTGGTACACATATTAATTACATGGGATagatctcaaaaaaagaaaatacacaaaagcagTCAGACACAGTAACACATGACATGATACTCCAAGAAAGACCAACATAATCTACACAGAAAACCAATTAGAGGTACCCAGGGATCAGAGGGCATGAGGGCATCTTTCATGGGAACAAAGTCACTCAACTGCGGTGGTGTTACACATCTGTATACAATCTGTATACGTGTCTAAACACACCAAACTGTGCACTTTTAAGGATGGCTCATCtgcaaattatatctcaataaaagtgCTTTCAAAAAAGTCTGACAAACCATTTCTCCTTCACTAAAATATAGCCActgttttgttccactaccttctgctGTTTTTCAGGCAACGTCATAATTCCATTTTCCCAAAGCCTTTTATCTTTCTCAGCAAAGAACTGTCCCAGGTACCTTTTACAGTCTTTCAGGGAACTGAAAGTTTTTCaagtaagagaattttgtaaagaccaaaataaatggaaatccaaaGGTGTAATGTCTGGTGAATACGGCAGATGATCCAGCACTTCCCAGTCAAGCTGTAACAATTTGTGCCTGGTCATCAGAGAAACATGGTCTTGCATTATCCTGATGGAGGATTATGCATTTTCCCTGCCTAATTCTGGACACTTTTTGTCAAGTGCCGCTTTCAGTTAGTCTAACTGGGAGCAGCAGTACTTGCTGGAATTGTTTGGTTTTCCAAAAGGAGTCCATAAcagaggactcccttccaatcccaccatacacccaacatcaccttctttggatgaagaccggCCTTTGGTATAGGGTTGGTGatggttcatttcacttgcccCACAGTCTCTTCCgttccacattattgtacagtatctACTTTTTATCGCCCATCacagttgtttttaaaacaaaagacagaATGTTTTCATTATGTGTAAGTAGAGAATCACATGTGGAAATACAGTCAAGAGGTTTTTTATCCTAAGTTATGTGGGACCCAAACGCCATAGAGAtgaacataaccaagctggtgcaaTGATTGTCAATGCTTGCTTCAAACATGTTGGCTGTCTCCTGAGTAGTACAGTGTTCATTGTTCTCAATGTCTCAATTTGACTGCTATCAACTTCAAGTGTTAAACCCGGCCGTGGAGCACTGTCCAGCAAGAAATCACCCTGAAATCTCACAAACCACTTCTGACACATTCGATCAGTCACGGCACATACTGCACAAGTCTTTTCTTGCACTTCAGTTgcgtttttacctttcttgaaataatcaaGCATGATAtgccaaaaatgttgctttttttctaCCATCTTCAATAATAAAATGGCTACAGAAAAATTCACCGATTTTgattagattcttaaaaaaatgtatgctCATATGATagctgtcacaatacaatctaacaaaacAGTTCTGAATGAAGTTAAAAACAACTAAGTGCTCCTAGAACTTGCCTtatgggcaggggtggggggggggagctttttggctaacccagtaTTTTGAAATTCACTAAATATGTAAGTAAAAACAATGCCAAAATTTGAAGACACCAAAATTTAATAACAATTCTGGGCTAAAAGAGAGTAGAATAAACAgactttcaggatttggaaatgCAAC containing:
- the FAM168B gene encoding myelin-associated neurite-outgrowth inhibitor isoform X2, with translation MNPVYSPGSSGVPYANAKGIGYPGYTPGTPYKVSCSPTSGAVPPYSSSPNPYQTAVYPVRSAYPQQSPYAQQGTYYTQPLYAAPPHVIHHTTVVQPNGMPATVYPAPIPPPRGNGVTMGMVAGTTMAMSAGTLLTAHSPTPVAPHPVTVPTYRAPGTPTYSYVPPQW
- the FAM168B gene encoding myelin-associated neurite-outgrowth inhibitor isoform X1 — protein: MNPVYSPGSSGVPYANAKGIGYPAGFPMGYAAAAPAYSPNMYPGANPTFQAGYTPGTPYKVSCSPTSGAVPPYSSSPNPYQTAVYPVRSAYPQQSPYAQQGTYYTQPLYAAPPHVIHHTTVVQPNGMPATVYPAPIPPPRGNGVTMGMVAGTTMAMSAGTLLTAHSPTPVAPHPVTVPTYRAPGTPTYSYVPPQW